A genomic segment from Halogeometricum sp. S3BR5-2 encodes:
- a CDS encoding DUF7473 family protein, with translation MSIRLTPLQSGTAGGSAVAVAGTFASLALFLSLTAHIAARNVLGDVPVRYAFVVGPIPAAVAVVVTAFGLNPLLGILLAILLDGVAVSYLYGQSRRLTAYITFIHVVVSILLGTVLYGVLALWASAPG, from the coding sequence ATGTCGATACGCCTGACTCCGTTGCAGTCCGGCACCGCCGGCGGCAGCGCCGTCGCCGTCGCGGGCACGTTCGCCTCGTTGGCGCTGTTTCTCTCCCTGACCGCGCACATCGCGGCGAGAAACGTCCTCGGCGACGTCCCGGTGCGGTACGCCTTCGTCGTCGGCCCCATCCCGGCCGCCGTCGCCGTCGTCGTCACCGCGTTCGGGCTGAACCCCCTCCTCGGCATCCTCTTGGCGATTCTCCTCGACGGCGTCGCCGTGAGCTACCTCTACGGCCAGTCGAGACGGCTGACGGCGTACATCACCTTCATCCACGTCGTCGTCTCCATCCTCCTCGGGACGGTGCTGTACGGCGTCCTCGCGCTGTGGGCGTCGGCGCCGGGGTGA
- a CDS encoding CPBP family intramembrane glutamic endopeptidase, translating into MNLPSAVRSALGVVWSWFLVVWNWVVSAVWNREERRPRAPVRLGLGVALLLLTIVLVGFVLTFVVGGPGPLDGLVATFASILLPGLVAVGLAVAVDRRTVADLGLGLDRDWWLDLGFGLLLGAALMTGVFVLGVSVGWFRVEGTFAGGSRGFLAGFALLTLTFLAVGVSEEVLSRGYLLTNVAEGLAGYTSRAVAAGVAVLVSSVVFGLAHLQNPNATLVSTLGISLAGIFLAAGYVLTDELAIPIGLHITWNLFQGGVYGFAVSGLGIDANVVDTAETGPDVFTGGAFGPEAGLLGMSAVVVGTVAVVAYVRWRYGEARLAPGLFVPDLRWRD; encoded by the coding sequence GTGAACCTCCCGTCCGCCGTACGCTCCGCTCTCGGCGTCGTTTGGAGCTGGTTTCTCGTCGTCTGGAATTGGGTCGTCAGCGCCGTCTGGAACCGAGAGGAGCGACGCCCGCGCGCCCCGGTCCGACTGGGTCTCGGCGTCGCTCTCCTCCTCCTCACCATCGTCCTCGTCGGGTTCGTCCTCACCTTCGTTGTCGGGGGACCGGGACCGCTCGACGGCCTCGTCGCCACCTTCGCCTCCATCCTCCTCCCCGGCCTCGTCGCCGTCGGCCTCGCCGTCGCCGTCGACAGGCGGACCGTCGCGGACCTCGGACTCGGCCTCGACCGCGACTGGTGGCTCGACCTCGGCTTCGGTCTCCTTCTCGGTGCGGCGCTCATGACCGGCGTCTTCGTCCTCGGCGTCTCGGTCGGCTGGTTCCGCGTCGAGGGGACGTTCGCCGGCGGGTCGCGCGGCTTCCTCGCCGGGTTCGCCCTCCTGACGCTCACGTTCCTCGCCGTCGGCGTGAGCGAGGAGGTGCTCTCGCGGGGCTACCTCCTCACGAACGTCGCGGAGGGGTTGGCGGGCTACACCTCCCGGGCCGTCGCCGCCGGCGTCGCGGTTCTCGTCTCTTCGGTCGTGTTCGGCCTCGCGCACCTCCAGAACCCGAACGCGACGCTCGTGAGCACGCTCGGCATCTCGCTGGCGGGAATCTTTCTCGCCGCGGGGTACGTCCTGACCGACGAACTCGCCATCCCCATCGGTCTGCACATCACGTGGAACCTGTTTCAGGGCGGCGTGTACGGCTTCGCGGTCAGCGGACTGGGAATCGACGCGAACGTCGTCGACACGGCGGAGACCGGTCCCGACGTCTTCACCGGCGGCGCGTTCGGCCCCGAGGCCGGACTGCTCGGGATGAGCGCCGTCGTCGTCGGGACCGTCGCCGTCGTCGCCTACGTCCGGTGGCGCTACGGCGAGGCGCGACTCGCGCCCGGCCTCTTCGTCCCGGACCTGCGCTGGCGCGACTGA
- a CDS encoding TATA-box-binding protein, giving the protein MTDPKDTINIENVVASTGIGQELDLQSVAMDLEGADYDPEQFPGLVYRTQEPKSAALIFRSGKIVCTGAKSTDDVHESLELVFEKLRALQIPVEDDPEITVQNIVTSADLGRNLNLNAIAIGLGLENIEYEPEQFPGLVYRLDSPDVVALLFGSGKLVITGGKQPSDAEEAVDEIVSRLSDLGLYDG; this is encoded by the coding sequence ATGACCGACCCCAAGGATACTATCAACATCGAAAACGTCGTCGCCTCGACCGGTATCGGTCAGGAACTCGATCTCCAGAGCGTGGCGATGGACCTCGAGGGTGCGGACTACGACCCCGAGCAGTTTCCCGGACTCGTCTACCGGACGCAAGAACCGAAATCTGCGGCGCTTATCTTTCGCTCAGGCAAAATCGTCTGCACCGGCGCGAAGTCGACCGACGACGTGCACGAGAGCCTCGAACTCGTGTTCGAGAAGCTTCGCGCCCTCCAGATTCCCGTCGAGGACGACCCCGAGATCACGGTGCAGAACATCGTCACGTCGGCCGACCTCGGCCGCAATCTGAACCTCAACGCCATCGCCATCGGTCTCGGATTGGAGAACATCGAGTACGAACCCGAGCAGTTCCCGGGGTTGGTCTACCGTCTGGACTCGCCGGACGTGGTCGCGCTTCTCTTCGGGTCGGGCAAACTCGTCATCACGGGCGGCAAACAGCCCTCCGACGCCGAGGAAGCGGTCGACGAAATCGTCTCCCGACTCAGCGACCTCGGCCTGTACGACGGATAA